One stretch of Burkholderia pyrrocinia DNA includes these proteins:
- a CDS encoding PaaI family thioesterase, which translates to MTDITDHARGALRAQPFSMLLGTELMHIGDNEVSLCLHVRDELRQQHGFVHGGVISYLADNALTFAGALVLGPRVITAEYKINYLRPAVNGTLVARAKLVYAGRHQATCQCHVFVIDGDHERLVAIAQGTINRVGDGKMPDTPEETA; encoded by the coding sequence ATGACCGACATCACGGACCACGCGCGCGGCGCATTGCGTGCGCAACCGTTCAGCATGCTGCTGGGCACGGAGCTGATGCATATCGGCGACAACGAGGTGTCGCTGTGCCTGCACGTGCGCGACGAGCTGCGGCAGCAGCACGGTTTCGTGCACGGCGGCGTCATCAGCTATCTCGCCGACAACGCGCTGACGTTCGCCGGCGCGCTCGTGCTCGGCCCGCGCGTGATCACGGCCGAATACAAGATCAACTACCTGCGGCCGGCCGTGAACGGCACGCTCGTCGCCCGCGCGAAGCTCGTCTACGCGGGCCGGCACCAGGCAACCTGCCAGTGTCATGTGTTCGTCATCGACGGCGATCACGAGCGGCTCGTCGCGATCGCGCAAGGCACGATCAACCGCGTCGGCGACGGCAAGATGCCGGATACGCCTGAAGAAACGGCCTGA
- a CDS encoding CaiB/BaiF CoA transferase family protein, with translation MPLNAPLAGIHIVEFEGLGPGPLAGWMLAGMGARITLIARPSGRTSAPDALRGRDGDLLREGKAIVELDLKAAAGRDAALELIAQADALIEGLRPGVMERLGLGPEDCARRNPKLVYGRMTGWGQHGPLAAAAGHDLNYVALTGLLSLSAPNDGRPGLPPTVVGDAGGALGLAFGIVCALFDVRGGGPGRVVDGAIVDIVSMLGSLALWARANGQLDGAQPSLFHDAPFYDVYRCADGECVTIGALEPPFYALLVERLGLTDVDPASQYDRARWPALKARFADVFAQQPSAHWRALLEGTDACFAPVLSVADAARHPHNAARGIYRTDENGNVRARVAPRFLPLTADDAG, from the coding sequence ATGCCATTGAACGCGCCGCTTGCCGGCATCCATATCGTCGAATTCGAAGGTCTCGGCCCCGGCCCGCTCGCGGGCTGGATGCTCGCCGGGATGGGTGCGCGGATCACGCTGATCGCGCGCCCATCCGGCCGCACGAGCGCGCCGGACGCGCTGCGGGGCCGCGACGGCGACCTGCTGCGCGAAGGCAAGGCGATCGTCGAGCTCGATTTGAAGGCGGCGGCCGGCCGCGACGCCGCGCTCGAACTGATCGCGCAGGCCGATGCGCTGATCGAGGGGCTGCGGCCCGGCGTGATGGAGCGGCTCGGCCTCGGGCCCGAAGATTGCGCACGCCGCAACCCGAAGCTCGTGTACGGGCGGATGACCGGCTGGGGCCAGCACGGCCCGCTCGCGGCCGCGGCCGGGCACGACCTGAACTATGTCGCGCTGACGGGGCTGCTGTCGCTATCGGCACCGAACGACGGTAGGCCGGGCCTGCCGCCGACCGTCGTCGGCGATGCGGGCGGCGCGCTCGGGCTCGCGTTCGGGATCGTCTGCGCGCTGTTCGACGTGCGCGGCGGCGGGCCGGGGCGCGTGGTCGACGGCGCGATCGTCGACATCGTGTCGATGCTCGGTTCGCTCGCGCTGTGGGCGCGTGCGAACGGGCAGCTCGACGGCGCGCAGCCGAGCCTCTTTCATGACGCGCCGTTCTACGACGTGTATCGCTGCGCGGACGGCGAATGCGTGACGATCGGCGCGCTCGAGCCGCCGTTCTATGCGCTGCTGGTCGAACGGCTCGGGCTGACCGACGTCGATCCGGCGTCGCAGTACGACCGCGCGCGCTGGCCCGCGCTGAAGGCGCGTTTCGCCGACGTGTTTGCGCAGCAGCCGTCCGCGCACTGGCGCGCGCTGCTCGAAGGCACCGACGCGTGTTTCGCGCCGGTATTGAGCGTGGCCGACGCGGCGCGGCATCCGCACAACGCGGCGCGCGGGATCTATCGGACCGACGAGAACGGCAACGTGCGGGCGCGCGTGGCGCCGCGGTTTCTGCCGCTGACGGCAGACGACGCGGGTTAG
- a CDS encoding IclR family transcriptional regulator yields the protein MSGNVVKSAARVFEVLELFSTLQRPLSVREIATRCGYPGSSAAALLTSMKALGYLAYDDATHAYAPTARLVNLGEALVDSAAGSRRHWHAVAMRLAARTHEAVVIAVQSDLYVQYIDAVAGSHRIPIQFYAPIGTRREICMSSLGWALLSIQPDSTIRRLVARSIRRFGKSGRTIDEDIVLDKVEQTRRNGYSYSAHTVTQGAAMVSMVIADGWNGLPLAMGVAGPVERIDAHRDAIVRAMREALAERADEAAG from the coding sequence ATGAGCGGAAACGTGGTCAAGAGCGCGGCGCGCGTGTTCGAGGTGCTGGAACTCTTCAGCACATTGCAGCGGCCGCTGAGCGTGCGCGAGATCGCCACGCGCTGCGGCTATCCGGGGTCGAGCGCGGCGGCGCTGCTGACCAGCATGAAGGCGCTCGGCTATCTCGCGTACGACGACGCGACGCATGCCTATGCGCCCACCGCGCGGCTCGTCAATCTCGGCGAAGCGCTCGTCGATTCGGCGGCAGGCAGCCGGCGACACTGGCACGCCGTCGCGATGCGACTGGCGGCCCGCACGCACGAGGCGGTCGTGATCGCGGTGCAGAGCGATCTGTACGTGCAGTACATCGACGCGGTCGCGGGTTCCCATAGGATTCCGATCCAGTTCTATGCGCCGATCGGCACGCGCCGCGAGATCTGCATGTCGAGCCTCGGCTGGGCGCTGCTGAGCATCCAGCCGGACAGCACGATCCGCCGGCTCGTGGCGCGCAGCATCCGGCGGTTCGGGAAGTCGGGCAGGACGATCGACGAGGACATCGTGCTGGACAAGGTCGAGCAGACGCGCCGGAACGGCTATTCATATTCGGCGCATACGGTGACGCAGGGCGCCGCGATGGTCTCGATGGTGATCGCGGACGGCTGGAACGGTCTGCCGCTGGCGATGGGCGTGGCCGGGCCTGTCGAGCGGATCGACGCGCATCGCGACGCGATCGTGCGGGCGATGCGGGAAGCGCTGGCCGAGCGCGCCGACGAGGCGGCCGGCTAG
- a CDS encoding crotonase/enoyl-CoA hydratase family protein: protein MAAFLIRERQGPILTVTMNRPETRNAISDTDAIDALTECCDDANRDESIRVLILTGAGAAFSSGGNVKTMRAFIESDPHDLAAIRTSYRRGIQRVAHAFQQLEVPAIAAVNGPAIGAGTDLACMCDIRIAADSARFAESFITLGLVPGDGGAWFLPQIVGAAVAAEMSFTGDALDAQAALRCGLVSRVVPDGDLLAHAHELAGRIARHSGTALRLTKRLLREGRHASLDTLLDLSASYQAFAHATPEHRAAVNALFAARG, encoded by the coding sequence ATGGCAGCCTTTCTGATCCGCGAACGGCAGGGACCGATCCTGACCGTCACGATGAACCGTCCCGAAACCCGCAACGCCATTTCGGACACCGATGCGATCGACGCGCTGACCGAATGCTGCGACGACGCGAACCGCGACGAATCGATCCGCGTGCTGATCCTGACCGGCGCCGGCGCGGCGTTTTCGTCGGGCGGCAACGTGAAGACGATGCGCGCGTTCATCGAATCGGACCCGCACGATCTCGCGGCGATCCGGACGAGCTATCGCCGCGGCATACAGCGCGTGGCGCACGCGTTCCAGCAGCTCGAAGTGCCGGCCATCGCGGCGGTCAACGGCCCGGCCATCGGCGCCGGCACCGATCTCGCATGCATGTGCGACATCCGCATTGCCGCCGACAGCGCACGCTTCGCCGAGAGCTTCATCACGCTCGGCCTCGTGCCGGGCGACGGCGGCGCGTGGTTCCTGCCGCAGATCGTCGGCGCCGCCGTCGCCGCGGAAATGTCGTTCACGGGCGACGCGCTGGACGCACAGGCGGCGCTGCGCTGCGGGCTCGTGTCGCGCGTCGTTCCCGACGGCGACCTCCTCGCGCACGCGCACGAACTGGCCGGCCGCATCGCCCGCCACTCGGGCACCGCGTTGCGCCTGACCAAGCGGCTGCTGCGCGAAGGCCGGCACGCGAGCCTCGACACGCTGCTCGACCTGTCGGCCTCGTACCAGGCGTTCGCGCACGCCACACCCGAACATCGCGCGGCGGTGAACGCGCTGTTCGCCGCGCGCGGCTGA
- a CDS encoding CaiB/BaiF CoA transferase family protein — MTSNNEGALAGVRVVDLSRVYAGPFCAQTLADHGADVIKIEPPQGDETRDWGPAMPGGISSYYWGLNRNKRNLALDLSHPDGRDVLFRLLETADVLVDNFKQGTLERWGIGYEDCLRERFPRLVHCSISGYGTDGPLARFPGYDAVAQGLAGFMSINGEPGGMPLKVPFPVVDFAAGLSAVSSILLALVERTRSGLGQHVDIDLFSTALSMLHPVSTSWMATGDVPVATGNVYGAIAPYGVYPCKDKPVATGAGNNRTFARLVEALGVPELARDPRFATNAQRVAHRDALDTLLGQLTAELSADDVVERLLHAGVATGPVNTVADAFGHPQAARNAMFVNTDAYTGAGIPAKLSRTPGSIRRPPRPFAADTDAVLDAFGIDAARRDALRQAGVLHDTRATATGSTS; from the coding sequence ATGACCAGCAACAACGAAGGCGCGCTCGCGGGAGTGCGCGTGGTGGACCTGAGCCGCGTTTATGCGGGGCCGTTCTGCGCGCAGACGCTCGCGGACCACGGCGCGGACGTCATCAAGATCGAACCGCCGCAAGGCGACGAGACGCGCGACTGGGGGCCCGCGATGCCGGGCGGCATCTCCAGCTACTACTGGGGGCTCAACCGCAACAAGCGCAATCTCGCGCTCGACCTGTCGCATCCCGACGGACGCGACGTGCTGTTCCGCCTGCTCGAGACGGCCGACGTGCTGGTCGACAACTTCAAGCAGGGCACGCTCGAACGCTGGGGCATCGGATACGAGGACTGCCTGCGCGAACGCTTCCCGCGCCTCGTGCATTGTTCGATCTCCGGATACGGCACCGACGGCCCGCTCGCGCGGTTTCCGGGCTACGACGCCGTCGCGCAAGGGCTGGCCGGCTTCATGTCGATCAACGGCGAACCGGGCGGCATGCCGCTCAAGGTGCCGTTTCCGGTCGTCGATTTCGCGGCCGGCCTGAGCGCCGTGTCGAGCATCCTGCTCGCGCTGGTCGAACGGACGCGCTCCGGTCTCGGGCAGCACGTCGACATCGACCTGTTCAGCACCGCACTGTCGATGCTGCACCCGGTCAGCACGAGCTGGATGGCAACCGGTGACGTTCCCGTCGCGACCGGCAACGTGTATGGCGCGATCGCACCGTACGGCGTCTATCCGTGCAAGGACAAGCCGGTGGCGACGGGCGCCGGCAACAACCGCACGTTCGCGCGGCTCGTCGAAGCGCTCGGCGTGCCCGAGCTTGCGCGCGATCCGCGGTTCGCGACCAACGCGCAGCGCGTCGCGCATCGCGACGCGCTCGATACGCTGCTCGGGCAACTGACCGCCGAACTGAGCGCCGACGACGTCGTCGAACGGCTGCTGCACGCGGGCGTCGCGACGGGGCCGGTCAACACCGTGGCCGATGCATTCGGTCATCCGCAGGCGGCGCGCAACGCGATGTTCGTCAATACCGATGCGTACACCGGCGCGGGCATCCCGGCCAAACTCTCCCGCACACCCGGATCGATACGCCGGCCGCCCCGGCCGTTCGCCGCCGACACCGACGCCGTGCTCGATGCGTTCGGCATCGACGCGGCCCGTCGGGATGCGTTGCGGCAGGCGGGCGTGCTCCACGACACGCGCGCAACCGCGACCGGGAGCACGTCATGA
- a CDS encoding enoyl-CoA hydratase/isomerase family protein has protein sequence MTTSSTFSSLTDNDAPSILRNDDDGIAWLTIHRPHVANALSAEAIRRLCDELVTLDDNPAIRVIVIRGAGERAFSAGIDLGDPEMRGMRPMRGLARNVHELILELRKPTIAAINGFAVGGGFEIALACDLRIAADHAYFALPEARVGMGANFASVLLPRMLPRAVAMELLFTGRRFDADEAQRAGLLNRVVPGAALDDTVRELALTIAANAPLTIRRIKETATRSQGLPVAAALRLDVGPDVYASEDRIEGARAFLEKRKPVFKGR, from the coding sequence ATGACCACGTCGAGCACGTTTTCTTCGCTGACGGACAACGACGCCCCGTCGATCCTGCGCAACGACGACGACGGCATCGCATGGTTGACGATCCATCGCCCGCACGTCGCCAACGCATTGTCCGCCGAAGCGATCCGGCGCCTGTGCGACGAACTGGTCACGCTCGACGACAACCCGGCGATTCGCGTCATCGTCATCCGCGGTGCCGGCGAACGCGCCTTCAGCGCGGGCATCGATCTCGGCGATCCCGAGATGCGCGGGATGCGGCCGATGCGCGGGCTCGCACGCAACGTGCACGAGCTGATCCTGGAGCTGCGCAAGCCGACCATCGCGGCCATCAACGGCTTCGCCGTCGGCGGCGGCTTTGAAATCGCGCTCGCCTGCGATCTGCGGATCGCCGCCGATCACGCGTATTTCGCGCTGCCCGAAGCGCGGGTCGGCATGGGCGCGAACTTCGCGAGCGTGCTGCTGCCGCGCATGCTGCCGCGCGCCGTCGCGATGGAGCTGCTGTTCACGGGCCGCCGCTTCGACGCGGACGAAGCGCAGCGCGCCGGGTTGCTGAACCGCGTCGTACCCGGCGCCGCGCTCGACGACACGGTGCGCGAACTGGCGCTGACGATCGCCGCGAACGCGCCGCTCACGATCCGCCGCATCAAGGAAACCGCGACACGCAGCCAGGGCTTGCCGGTTGCCGCGGCGCTGCGGCTGGACGTCGGCCCCGACGTCTATGCGAGCGAGGACCGGATCGAAGGCGCCCGCGCGTTTCTCGAGAAGCGCAAGCCGGTATTCAAGGGCCGCTGA
- a CDS encoding porin produces the protein MQRKAFLVGACVLCASPAQASSVTLYGIVDSYVEFDRIGSLSSVRQSGGGSATSRIGLTGVEDLGGGTSTKFVLESGFSPADGSFQGGTLFYRQAYVSLQSTRYGDLRLGRQYTPAFYVVYDGDPFGLNERMSPLALLATSTDTITSNTTPPIPRFNQAASYLGPDWNGLRVMATYGFPTPNALSTQAGRNYGAGLQYRIGGLYLGAGFQGDVSAGNLSPVVYPSTTRHYVFAANYAFARVKLYAAFLHGVSTAPNLPAFSTASVGASINVGALDRVLVSVVRRDVKGSANDATALGVGYDHPLSKRTSLYARYLYLKNGGNARNTVVAGLQPQPGGTEQVFALGIVHRF, from the coding sequence ATGCAACGGAAAGCATTCCTGGTCGGCGCGTGCGTGCTTTGCGCGTCGCCGGCGCAAGCGTCGTCGGTCACGCTGTACGGGATCGTCGACAGCTACGTCGAATTCGATCGCATCGGCAGCCTGTCGAGCGTGCGGCAGAGCGGCGGCGGATCGGCGACCAGCCGCATCGGGCTGACGGGCGTCGAGGATCTCGGCGGCGGCACGTCGACGAAGTTCGTGCTGGAAAGCGGCTTCTCGCCTGCCGACGGATCGTTCCAGGGCGGCACGCTGTTCTACCGGCAGGCATACGTGTCGCTGCAGAGCACCCGCTACGGCGACCTCCGGCTCGGCCGGCAATACACGCCTGCGTTCTACGTCGTGTACGACGGCGATCCGTTCGGACTCAACGAGCGAATGTCGCCGCTCGCGCTGCTCGCGACGTCGACGGACACGATCACGAGCAACACGACGCCGCCGATTCCGCGCTTCAACCAGGCGGCGTCGTATCTCGGCCCCGACTGGAACGGCCTGCGCGTGATGGCCACGTACGGCTTTCCGACGCCGAACGCGCTGTCCACGCAGGCCGGACGCAACTATGGCGCCGGGCTTCAGTACCGGATCGGCGGGCTCTATCTCGGCGCGGGCTTCCAGGGCGACGTGTCGGCCGGCAACCTGTCGCCCGTCGTCTACCCGTCGACGACCCGCCATTACGTGTTCGCGGCCAACTACGCATTCGCGCGCGTCAAGCTGTACGCCGCGTTTCTCCATGGCGTCAGCACGGCGCCGAACCTGCCCGCGTTCTCGACCGCGAGCGTCGGCGCATCGATCAACGTCGGCGCGCTCGATCGCGTGCTCGTGTCGGTCGTGCGCCGCGACGTGAAAGGCTCGGCGAACGACGCGACCGCGCTCGGCGTCGGGTACGACCATCCGCTGTCGAAGCGGACTTCGCTCTACGCGCGCTATCTCTACCTGAAGAACGGCGGCAACGCACGCAACACGGTCGTCGCCGGCCTGCAGCCGCAACCGGGCGGCACCGAGCAGGTGTTCGCGCTCGGCATCGTTCACCGCTTCTGA
- a CDS encoding MFS transporter produces MTQTLSTHPTAVEDGATRALYRRISRRLLPFLILCYTLSFIDRINIGFAHAQMAAELHFSDAVYGLGAGIFFIGYMAFEIPSNALLVRIGARRTIARIMVLWGLGSAATMFVTTPAQFYACRFLLGVFEAGFFPGILFYLGAWYPPKQRAKAFALFMTALYLAGLIAGPVSGAILTFFDGAAGLSGWQWLFLVEGLPSSAIGIVALRFLDDRPDDARWLSDADKAALRAAHAHAEAGTPDADTARPLLAHRDFWLLCAANFAIAAAGYALVFWMPVILHRGGLHGAMQIGLLSTLPYLCGIVGMLGMGWRTERRREWRGHGAVAMLACAAALAGLASVDGTPHLMIALCIAVAAHAAALPAFWVLPGLALPKRSMAVAIAAITMSGAIGGFASPFLMGVLNTVTGSMRGGLYFNAALLAAGCVALLGTLRARAAPLPAAR; encoded by the coding sequence ATGACCCAGACCCTTTCCACCCACCCGACCGCCGTCGAAGATGGCGCGACGCGGGCGCTCTACCGCCGGATCTCGCGCCGGCTGCTGCCGTTCCTGATCCTCTGCTACACGCTGTCGTTCATCGACCGGATCAACATCGGCTTCGCGCACGCGCAGATGGCCGCCGAACTGCACTTCTCCGACGCCGTCTACGGGCTCGGCGCGGGCATCTTCTTCATCGGCTACATGGCATTCGAGATTCCGAGCAACGCGTTGCTCGTGCGGATCGGCGCGCGCAGGACGATCGCACGAATCATGGTGCTGTGGGGGCTCGGCTCGGCCGCGACGATGTTCGTCACGACGCCCGCGCAGTTCTATGCGTGCCGGTTCCTGCTGGGCGTGTTCGAGGCCGGCTTCTTCCCCGGCATCCTGTTCTATCTCGGCGCGTGGTATCCGCCGAAGCAGCGCGCGAAGGCGTTCGCGCTCTTCATGACGGCGCTGTACCTCGCGGGGCTCATCGCCGGGCCCGTGTCGGGCGCGATCCTCACGTTCTTCGACGGCGCAGCCGGCCTGAGCGGCTGGCAATGGCTGTTCCTCGTGGAAGGGCTGCCGAGCAGCGCGATCGGCATCGTCGCGCTGCGGTTTCTCGACGACCGGCCGGACGACGCACGCTGGCTGTCGGATGCCGACAAGGCCGCACTGCGCGCCGCACACGCGCATGCCGAAGCCGGCACGCCGGATGCGGACACGGCGCGGCCGCTGCTCGCGCACCGCGATTTCTGGCTGCTGTGCGCGGCCAATTTTGCGATCGCGGCCGCCGGCTACGCGCTCGTGTTCTGGATGCCCGTGATCCTGCATCGCGGCGGCCTGCATGGCGCGATGCAGATCGGGCTGCTGTCCACGCTGCCCTACCTGTGCGGCATCGTCGGCATGCTCGGAATGGGCTGGCGCACCGAGCGCCGGCGCGAATGGCGCGGGCACGGCGCGGTCGCGATGCTCGCCTGCGCGGCGGCACTCGCCGGGCTGGCGAGCGTCGACGGCACGCCGCACCTGATGATCGCGCTCTGCATCGCGGTCGCCGCGCACGCTGCGGCGCTGCCCGCGTTCTGGGTGCTGCCGGGGCTCGCGCTGCCCAAGCGCTCGATGGCGGTCGCGATCGCGGCGATCACGATGTCCGGCGCGATCGGCGGGTTCGCGAGCCCGTTCCTGATGGGCGTGCTCAACACGGTCACCGGGTCGATGCGCGGCGGACTCTATTTCAACGCGGCGCTGCTCGCGGCCGGCTGCGTGGCGCTGCTCGGCACGCTGCGCGCGCGGGCGGCGCCGCTTCCAGCCGCGCGCTGA
- a CDS encoding acyl-CoA dehydrogenase family protein translates to MNFELELEHRMIKDLVARFVNDELIPLETAVMAREADGQRFVLLADERARLDERSRQLGLWGLDAPLDAGGSDLSAVAMVGVNEAIGTTVTPYVLPPDSPNLRMLCDAADDAQRARYLDPYARGVTRSAMAISEPGAGSDPSTLSTTAERDGDGWVLNGRKIWISHASEADWTIVMALTDRSKGKRGGISAFIVERDTPGFIIERRIPMIGGLSTYEIVLENCRLPATQLLGREGEGFVPMQGRLSNRRLEMAAWCIGRAERAVALLCEYAKQRTTFGVLLAERQAVQWWVADALTRIHACRLMTYEAAARVDAGQDARTQISMVKVFATEMAWTVIDHAMQTLGAMGMTKELPLQQMASEARLMRIFEGPSEVHRWVVARSVL, encoded by the coding sequence ATGAACTTCGAACTCGAACTCGAACACCGGATGATCAAGGACCTCGTCGCGCGCTTCGTGAACGACGAGCTGATTCCGCTCGAAACGGCCGTGATGGCGCGCGAGGCGGACGGCCAGCGCTTCGTGCTGCTCGCCGACGAGCGCGCGCGGCTCGACGAACGCTCGCGGCAGCTCGGCCTGTGGGGGCTCGATGCACCGCTCGACGCCGGCGGCTCGGACCTGTCGGCAGTCGCGATGGTCGGCGTGAACGAAGCGATCGGCACGACCGTGACGCCGTACGTGCTGCCGCCCGATTCACCGAACCTGAGGATGCTGTGCGACGCGGCCGACGACGCGCAGCGCGCCCGCTATCTCGACCCTTATGCGCGCGGCGTCACGCGCTCCGCGATGGCCATCTCCGAACCAGGTGCCGGCTCGGACCCGAGCACGCTGTCGACGACTGCCGAGCGCGACGGCGACGGCTGGGTGCTGAACGGGCGCAAGATCTGGATCAGCCACGCGAGCGAAGCCGACTGGACGATCGTGATGGCGCTGACGGACCGCAGCAAGGGCAAGCGCGGCGGCATCTCGGCCTTCATCGTCGAGCGCGATACGCCGGGCTTCATCATCGAGCGCCGGATTCCGATGATCGGCGGGCTGTCCACCTACGAGATCGTGCTGGAAAACTGCCGCCTTCCCGCCACGCAACTGCTCGGCCGCGAAGGCGAAGGCTTCGTGCCGATGCAGGGGCGGCTGTCGAACCGGCGGCTGGAGATGGCGGCCTGGTGCATCGGCCGCGCCGAGCGCGCGGTCGCGCTGCTGTGCGAATACGCGAAGCAGCGCACGACGTTCGGCGTGCTGCTCGCGGAGCGCCAGGCCGTCCAGTGGTGGGTGGCCGATGCGCTGACCCGCATCCACGCGTGCCGCCTGATGACCTATGAAGCGGCCGCACGGGTGGATGCAGGGCAGGATGCGCGCACGCAGATCTCGATGGTCAAGGTGTTCGCGACCGAAATGGCGTGGACCGTCATCGATCACGCGATGCAGACGCTCGGCGCGATGGGCATGACGAAGGAACTGCCGTTGCAGCAGATGGCGAGCGAAGCGCGGCTGATGCGCATCTTCGAGGGCCCGAGCGAGGTGCACCGCTGGGTCGTTGCACGCAGCGTGCTGTAG
- a CDS encoding alpha/beta hydrolase, with protein MDTLHLVDPEIRPLLDVWPTVTLSADNLAQARERVLPLPPPDSAGSTLERRAVPGPAGAPDVPLHIYTPDDAARPLPAIVHMHGGGYVRGAAKDLEAIHRQAVKQLGCVLISIDYRLAPETVFPGAIEDCYAGLAWTFRHAETLGIDPARIGVTGESAGGGLAAALALLARDRGEYLLAFQHLIYPMLDDRTCTRMPHPHAGEFVWHAANNRFGWTSLLGHAPGLDGVSPYAAAARAEKLDGLPPTFLSIGSLDLFLEENLDYARRLLRAGVPTELHVLPGGVHGFDIVPDARLSETARRLSHDALRRFLHG; from the coding sequence TTGGACACCCTGCATCTCGTCGATCCCGAAATCCGCCCGCTGCTCGACGTGTGGCCGACCGTCACGCTCAGCGCCGACAACCTCGCGCAGGCGCGCGAGCGCGTGCTGCCGCTACCGCCGCCCGACTCGGCCGGCAGCACGCTCGAGCGCCGCGCCGTGCCCGGCCCCGCCGGCGCGCCGGACGTCCCGCTCCACATCTACACGCCCGACGACGCCGCGCGACCGCTCCCGGCGATCGTCCACATGCACGGCGGCGGCTACGTGCGCGGCGCGGCGAAGGACCTGGAGGCCATTCATCGCCAGGCAGTCAAACAGCTCGGCTGCGTGCTGATCTCGATCGACTACCGTCTCGCGCCGGAAACGGTGTTCCCCGGCGCGATCGAGGATTGCTACGCGGGCCTCGCGTGGACCTTCCGCCATGCCGAAACGCTCGGCATCGACCCGGCACGCATCGGCGTGACGGGCGAAAGCGCAGGCGGCGGGCTCGCCGCCGCGCTGGCGCTGCTGGCGCGCGACCGCGGCGAATACCTGCTCGCGTTCCAGCACCTGATCTACCCGATGCTCGACGACCGCACCTGTACGCGTATGCCGCATCCGCATGCCGGCGAGTTCGTCTGGCACGCGGCCAACAACCGGTTCGGCTGGACGTCGCTGCTCGGCCACGCGCCGGGCCTCGACGGCGTGTCGCCATATGCCGCCGCCGCGCGCGCGGAAAAGCTCGACGGCCTGCCGCCGACGTTCCTGTCGATCGGCTCGCTCGACCTGTTCCTCGAAGAAAACCTCGACTATGCGCGGCGGCTGCTCCGCGCCGGCGTGCCGACCGAACTGCACGTGCTCCCCGGCGGCGTGCACGGTTTCGACATCGTGCCCGACGCGCGACTCTCCGAAACGGCACGCCGCCTCAGCCACGACGCGCTGCGCCGCTTCCTGCACGGCTAG